AGCTTTAACCGACTCGGCGTCAGATCATCCCGCAAAAAGGCGGCGGTCGCGTTTCGCGGCAAACGTCGGGCTTGGTGTGAGAGGCGGCCCAATAGCTCATCAGGCCTAATTGCTTGGCAACCGCGGGGAACCCCGGATCGGAGAGCGTTCCGCGCATGCTTCGATACCAGAAGAGTGACGGCCCTGGATATTCCTCCTTCGCGGCCAACCTTGCCGCAACCCGAAACGCTTCGTGATCCGCTCCGAGACGCCCGAGCAGCAACGCGACGGCATCATTCTGCTGGTCTTCCGGAAGTGCGAGAAGCGTCTGGACGGCTTGCGCCTTCGCTCCGGCATTTTGCGCTGGCGCGGCCCGATATCCTTTTACCAGCGCATCGCGCAGTTCCGGGGACAGCGGCAGTTTGGGGTCGACCAGGAGATCGACGTCGCCGATCTGGGTCGCTTTGTAGGCTGCCAAGCTTTGCGCAAAGCCCGAATCCGGGGCAAGGTCGATCGCCGCATCGAAAAACAATTTCGCTTCCTCGGTCTTCCCGGCAGCGACCAGTGCGTCAGCCAGGGTAAGCGGCGTGTAGACATAGAGGGCTAGCATATCGTCGCCCTGGCGAAGTTGATCGACCGCCTCGGTAATCCGACCGACGTTCGCCAGCATCCAGCCATATTGATGATGCTCACACCCGCAATCGAGCCGTCTGGCCGCAACTGCGCGCCTCAACAGGTCTTCCCGGCTGGTCCAATCGTTCCGATCGACCAGCATGGACTTGATATAGAGAGCCTCGCTGTTCTTGCTGTCGATGGCCACGGCGCGGTCGGCGGCTTGGCGCCCGCTCGCGCGTGCTTCCTCGGCGAGCCGGCTATTGTCCGCATTCATCGCCACTTTCCAATAGGCACCGGCGACGCCTGCCCAGCCCCACGAGAAATCGGGGACCGCAGCGACGACGCGCCGCGCAGGAATGAGGGCCTTGCGTCCTTCGCTCAGATTGGGATTCCAGTGTCCCTGGCAAAATTGCAGGTAATCCCTGAGCACCGCGTCAGGGAGCGTCTTGCCGTAGGTGGACGCTCCGAACAGTCCGCAGCGGACGACGTTTCCAGCATCGACCGCTATGTGGCGCGGAACGCGTGAAGCTTCCTTCCCGTCATAATTGAAATTGTCGGTCCACAAATTCGCGCCGGAACGCTCGTTCGTCAGCCGGGTGATGACGCGGATGGTGTCGCCGTCTCGCTCGATCGTTCCGCCCAGCGCGTAGGCGGGACCAGCGCCCGGCGTCGGAGCCGATGCAGTCGAGACTCCGACAACACCGTCTGCATTGAAGGCCGCTGCAATTTCGGCATCCACCGAATCGCGAATTGTTGCGGGCAAGTCAGCGGACAGGGGTTTGAACCCGGCTAGCCGGATGGTCATGCTGTGCGCCGCCGCGGGAGACGGCCTTAGCCACCACGACGCCCCGGCAGCGATCAATAGCGCGAGCACGACGATAGTGGCGGCAAGAACCGTCGAACGGTGTGAGAGGAAGCCGACGCCGCGCGCAGAAGGTCCGGCGAACCGGGCCGTGGCCTTATCTGCTCGTGAGGTCTGCGCGATGCGACTGACCAGCAAATCGATCGACTTGTCCCACCCATCGAAGGCATCGATCCACTGCCGCGTCGACAATTCGTAAGCGAATGCGTCGCTCGGATCGATGTCCTTCAGGCGGAGAGCGATAACCGGCACGCGGTAACGGCTGGCGAGCGATAGTTCCTTCTTGATCTCGTCGCTGGCGTTGGCTGCTTCCGAGAAGATCAGGACCACGGCGCGCGCGGTGCGCAGCGCCTGGACGATCGCTTCCTGATAATTCGCACCTGGCGGCACGTCCCGCATGGATATCCAGCACTTCGTGCCTCGGCGTTCGATGGCCTTGCAGACCTTGAGCGCCTCGGTCCGGTCGGCAGTGGCATAGCTGATGAATACCGGGGCAGAAGCCGGATCTTCCTCACTGACAGCCGACCATTGCTCGTTCACGGCGCGCCCCACAGCGGTGAAGCCGAAACCTATGGCGCTTTGGTGGCCATGAGAAGCGGATAGTAGACAACGGAGCGAGCGTCCGCCTTCACCCATTGCGGACGTTAGCCGCCCGGACGTAGATGGCCGCGCAGCCGGACGCTTAGACGGCCGGATAACCCGGACATTCGCGAACCAAGGGTGATAGCGATGGACTTCAATATGTGGACTGCCTCGGTTCCGGTGTTCGTGAACACGCTGACCGATATGCGTTCGTGGCTTGACAAGGCCGCCGCGGAGAAGAACGAAGTCGCGCTTATTGAAGCACGCCTCGCGCCCGATATGCGGCCCTTGCCGGCGCAGTATCAGATGGCGTCGGACTCGGCAAAGAACGCGCTGGCCCGGCTGACCGGTACCGAGGCGCCCTCGATGCCCGACACGGAACAGAGCTTCGCCGAACTACGGGAGCGTTGCGACAAGACGATCGCCTATCTCAACGGCTTCGACGCTGCATCGCTTAGGGGCAGCGAGCAACGCGGCGTCGAGCTCAAATTCCCCAACGGCCAGGGCTATCGGTGGAACGGCGCGGCCTATCTGACCGGCTTTGCCCTGCCCAATTTTTTCTTCCACGCAACGACCGCCTACGCGATCCTGCGCAACGCCGGCGTATCGCTGGGCAAGCCCGACTTCCTCCAGCACCTCGGCCCGCCCACCCTGACGGCTTGAGCCGGTGAACTTCGACGACCAGATCCGCCGCTATTTCGGAACGAGCGACCTAGGGGCGGTTGCGCCCGCGGCGCTCGATTCCGGCATCGAGCGCATGCTCGTTGATCTCGGCCTCACGAAGGACCGGGGCGAACGCTTCGCTTTATGGGCGCTGCTCCACACCCTGGGTGCGTCTCCCGAGCTCAATGCCGTCTTCAAGGACCCGCAAGAGCGCGAAGCAGCGCGCAATTTCATGGACCTGATGCAAGATCGATGATGTCGGCCCGCCCCGTGGGGCTTAGCTCCACACCGCTTTGCCGGGCGTAACGACTACGCCGCTGCCGCGGGGACCTCATATTCCGCGGCCGCCGCCGACAGCGTGTCCACGAATTCGCGGATATGTTCTTCCTCGATCGTCAGGGGCGGCAGGACGCGCATCACATTGTCTCCCGCCGCGACCGTCAACAGGCCCTTCGTGCGCAAATAGGTCACAAAGGCGCGACTGTCGGTCTTCATCTTGACGCCAAGCATCAGGCCGACTCCGCGAACGCTTTCAAACAGATGGTCGTGGTTTGGGATCATCTGCTCGAGCGCCGAGCGGAGCCGCTCGCCCTTCTGCCGGACGCCATTCAGGAACTCGTCGTTCGCAATCACGTCGAACACCGCCTGTCCCGCCGCCATCGCCAGCGGGTTGCCGCCATAGGTCGATCCGTGGGTGCCGACGACCATGCCGCCAGCCGCTTTCTCCGTCGCCAGGCAAGCGCCCATCGGAAAGCCGCCGCCGATTCCCTTGGCGGAAGCCATGATGTCCGGCTCGATTCCGTACTGCTCATAGGCATAGAGCGTGCCGGTCCGCGCGACGCCGCACTGCACTTCGTCGAACACTAGCATAAGGTCGTTTTCTTCGCACGCGGCGCGCAGGCCGGCGAGAAACTCGTGCGTGGCCGGGCGGATGCCACCCTCGCCCTGGATCGGCTCGACGAGGAAGCCCGCCGTATTCTCGTCGATCGCCGCAAGCGCCGCGTCGAGATCGTTGAATTCAACGACCTTGAACCCTTCGAGCAGCGGCGCAAAGCCGTCGCGCAGCTTCGCCTGGTCTGTCGCGCTGATCGTCGCCATCGTCCGCCCGTGGAAGGCGTTCGAGAAGGTGATCAGGTCATGCTTGTGCGGATTGCCCTTGGCGTAATGGTAGCGCCGCGCCGTCTTGATCGAGCATTCGACCGCTTCCGCACCTGAATTGGTGAAGAATACCGTGTCGGCGAAGGTCGTGTCGACAAGCCGCTGCGCGAAGGCCTCGCCCTGCGGGGAACCGTACAGGTTCGACACGTGCATCAGCGTCGCCGCCTGTTCCTGGATTGACTTGGTCAGGTGCGGGTGCCCGTGGCCGAGCAGGTTCACCGCAATGCCGGCCGCGAAATCCAGGTATCGCTCGCCCTGCTCTCCGTAGAGATAGACCCCCTCGCCGCGGACCGGGCGCACCGGCGAGCGCGGATAAACGGGCATGAGCGGCGTGATGGCCATGGAATGAAGGCTCCTGAAGCAGCGGTTTCGAGATGCCGCGCCTATAGCCAGCGGCGTAACAAAGTTCAAAGCCGCGCGCACAAGAGAAAGGCGCCCCCGGTCCGGGCCGAAGGCGCCTCCCTTTTGCCTATGCGTGAAGCTTAGTCGTCGTCGCGGTCGCGGTCGTGGCGGTAGCCGCGATCATCTTCCCAGCGGTCGTCGCGGCCGTCGCGGTCGCGATCATAGCCGTAGCCGTTGTAGCCATTCCCGTAGCCGTAGCCGCGGTTATAGGCGGCGCGCTGCAGCTGACGTTCCAGCTGGCCGATCCGATAATCGAAGTTCCGCGCCTCGTACGGGTTCAGGCCGTTGCGCGACGCGTAACGCAGCTGGCGGTCGATATTGATCGCCTGATCGCGGATCCGCTCACGCGCACCGGGACGGACACCGTTCAGCGACCGAAGCACGTTGAACACGCGGCTCTGCAGGCCGCGCGCCTGGCCATAGCCGTTGTTGTACCCGTAACCGTTGCCATAGCCATTATAGCCATAGGGCTGCTGGTAGTATTGCGCGGCGGCGGGCGTCGCGACGGCGAGAGCCGAACCAGCGGCGGCAAGTCCTAGAATCAATTTACGCATTACGGCTCTCCTTCAATGAGCACTTCAATGCGTAGGTTTTGGACTTGTCCGGTTGATGGAGGCCTGAACGCGAACGTTATGGGCCGTTCACCAACCTTAATGGCTCACAGCACGAAATCGCTCGCCACCGCGTCGAACGTCGGTTGCAATCCATGTTATTGGAAAATTTGATAAGTGTTGCCGCGAGGCCGCGGGACAGGCCCCGCGCTCAGATCAATTCTTGATCTTCCAGCCGCTCTTCAGGACCGCGTAGCACACCGCCCACAGCGCCAGGTTCAGCACCAGCAAGGCAATCCCGCCAACCCATAGCGGAGAGTCGCTGAGGCCCAGGAATCCCGCCCTGAACCCTGAGATCACATAAAAGAACGGATTGGCGTGGCTCACCGCCTGAAAGGTTGGTGACAGCTGGTGGACGGAATAAAATGTCCCCGACAGCAACGACAGCGGCGTCACCACGAAGTTCGTCACCGCCGCAGCATGGTCGAACTTCTCTGCCCAAATCGACGTCAGCAGCCCGAGAAACGACAGCATCAGCGCGCCCATCAGCCCGAACCACAGCACGCGCTCGGGATGATGCACCGCCACTGACACGCCCGGCCACAAAAGCATGACCAGCCACACCGCAAACCCGACCAGGAAGGCGCGCGTTACGGCAGCGCCGATCAGCCCGGCAATCAACTCGCCCGTTGACAGCGGCGGCATCAGATAATCGACGATGTTACCCTGGATCTTGCCGACGAGCAGCGAGAAGCTCGAATTGGCAAAGGCGTTCTGCATCATGGCCATGACGATCAGACCCGGTGCGATGAAATCGGCGTAGGAAACGCCCATCACCGTCCGCCCACCCCGGCCCAGCGCGACGGTAAAGATGGCGAGATAAAGCAGCGTCGTGATGGCCGGCGCCCACACGGTCTGCATCTGGACCTTGAAGAACCGGCGCACCTCCTTGATATAGAGGGTCTTAAGGCCTCCCCAATTGACGCCCTTGAGCACCGGATCGCCCGGTGTGGGCTGCGTCCATGCGGCTTGGGTATTGGGGGGCTGGTTCACGGGTGATGCGCCTATCGGCTGCCGCGAGGCGGAGCAAGGCGGCACCCAGCGGAATATGAGCGGAGCTGAGTTTAATGTCCTGGACCGACGAGCGCATCGAGCGCCTGAAGAATATGTGGGCCAAAGGTGCCACCGCCAGCCAGATCGCCGACGAACTCGGCGGCGTGAGCCGCAATGCGGTCATCGGCAAAGCGCACCGTCTCGGGCTGGAACAGCGCCCGTCCCCGGTGAAGCCCGGCGAGGAAAAGGAGGCGAAGAAGCCCGTGGCTGCGGCGCCGAAGCCCGCGCCCAAGCCTGAGGCGCCCAAGGCTGCCGAAGAAGCGCCCGCGCCAATCCCTGGAGCTGCGCGCCCCAATCCGCCGCGCTCGGCGCCGGAGATGCAATTCCGCTCGATCGGTCCGGGCGGCTTCATCCGCCAGGGCCCGGGCGACCAGCAACCACCGATCCCGCCCGCGCCCCCGCGCCGTCTCGTCCCCGCAAAGCCGAGCCCCGAGGTCGCCGACAAGACCGGCCTGCTCGACCTCAACGACCGCGTCTGCAAATGGCCGATCGGTCACCCGGGCGAGCCGGACTTCCACTTCTGCGGCCAGAACGCCAATCCCGGCTTCCCCTATTGCGTCGAGCATTGCGGAGTCGCCTACCAGGCTCAGCTACCGCGCCGCGACCGCAGGCCCCCGCCGCCGCTGCCCTTTGGCGGTCCGCGCGTTCGTTAGGAAGCTTTGGCCAGTTCCTCGGCCCCGAGGAACGCCCGGAATTCGCGTGTGAACACCTGCCATGCGGGCTCGTCGCCCAGCAGCACATGGTTGGCGCTATCGACCTCGATAAATCGCGCGCCGGCGATGCCCTCGGCAACCTGACGGCCGACTGACACCGGCGCATTCCCGTCCTTGTCGGCGTGGAACACCAAAGTCGGCGCCTTAACCTGTGCCAACTCGTCGCGGACGTCGATCCAGGCGGCGACCTCGATCATGCGCTGCATGTTCGGCACCGGCCCGAGCGTCTGGAACAGCTCGTTGTGCCAATCGATTAGCCGCTGGTCGGCCGACGGAAAATAGAGCGTGATGAACATCTCACCGAGCAGGCTGCGGCGGAAGCTAGGCTGGCGGCGGTTCATCTCCAGCAATGACTCGCGCCACGCCAGCTCTTCCGGATCCGCCCGCACCCGCCAGCCGGCCGCAAAACTGTTTACTAGCACCAGCTTGCGCACCCGCTCCGGGTGCCGCGCCGCGTAAGCAATAGCGATCGCCGCCCCATGCGACACGCCTAGGAGGTCACATTGCTCGACCTCGGCCGCATCGACGACGGCCCCGAGATCGCGGACCATCATCTCGAAATCGAATTTCGACGGCTCCCATTCCGACTTGCCGAACCCACGCATGTCCGACCGGACCAATTTGTGATCACGCCCGCACTCGCGCAGCCACTGGCCATAAACCGGGCTCGTCCAGTCATGGTCGAGATGCGTCATCCAATTCTGCGCCTTGACCAGCGGGAAGCCTTCGCCGGTTACTGCATAGGCAATGCGCGCGCCGTCGGTGCCTTTGGTCTCCGTAACGACCTCGGCCGGCTTCGCCCTCGCTGCCAGCTGCGGCGCCGGGGGCAGCTTCTCGACGTCGAGGTCAAGGAATTCGCGACTGATGTCGGCGAACATCGGCCAGGCTGGCTCGGTGTCGATTAGGATGTGGTTGCGGCTTTCCAGCGGCACGAAGCGGGCGTTGGGAATGCCCGCGGCCAGCTCCTCGCCCTGCGCGAACGGGACGGCCTGGTCCTCGTGGCAATGGAAGATCAAAGTCGGCGTGCGCAGTTGCGGCAGGAGCTCGCGAACATCGATCGTCGACAGCACCCGCTGCAGCCGGGCGGCATTCTCGGGCGAGGCCGAGCGCCGCTGCATCTCGTTGAACCAGCCCATCTGCTTGGGCGTGGCCTCCGGCACATAATGGTTCGTGAACAGCTGCCGGTAAGCCGGGTTGTCCGCGCCCCATCCGACCTCGGTCAGCGTCAGCATCGCCTCCCGTCGCGCGACCTCGGCCGGGTTACTGCGCACCGCCCAGCCCGCCGCATAGCCGTTCAGGATGACGAGATGGCGCACCCGCTCCGGATGCCGGATGGCGTAGGTGATCGCGACCGCGGCGCCCTGGCTGATTGCCAGCAGGTCGAATTGCTCCAGTTCCAGCCCGTCCGCCACGCACTCGAGGTCGTCGACGAATGCCTCGAAGCTGAGGTCGGGCGTGTCCCAGTCGGATAGACCGTTCCCGCGCTCGTCATAGCGGACCAGCGACCGCCCTTGGGTGAACTCCTGGATCCAGTGCCGCCACAGCGGACTGTCCCAGTCATATTCGATGTGATTGAGCCAATTCGCGGTCTTCACCAGCGGCGGCCCGTCGCCGATGACCGAGAATGCCAGCCGGGTCCCGTCCGACGCCATGCAGTAGCGCACCTGCTGCGGCGGCAACTCGCGCTTGTCGAGCGCCCGCGTTCGCGCCTGCTCCTCCGCTTCGAGCCGGCGCCGCCAGGTCGCGGGCGGCTCTCCGAACTCCCGCTTGAACGCACGGTTGAACGCCGCCTCGCTATTGAAGCCGACGGCGTAGGAAATGTTGGCGGTGTTCTGCTTGCCGTCGCGCAGCATGTTCGCCGCCACCCGCATCCGCCACTGCGCGCAATATCGCATGGGCGGCTCGCCGATCAGCTCGGCAAAGCGTTCGCCAAGCACCGTGCGCGACACGCCCGCCTCCCGCGCCAGCCCTTCGACATCCAGTTCCTCGGCATAGCGCGTGTGGATGATCGACAGCGCCTTCGATACCGCAGGATCGCTCAAGCCGCGTAGCCAGCCTTTCGATCCCGCCGGCAATTGGTCGATATATTCGCGGATCGCCTGAGACAGGAACAACTCGGCCAGCCGGGCGACGATTTCCGGCGACGGCGACTGCTCCGCCAGGAATCGCATCGAGCTGTCGAGCCACTGCGCCTCCCCGTCCGATGCATCGAGCGTCAGCAGGGGCGGCAGCGCCTCGAGCAATGGATGCGCGCTGCTCTTCGCCGTGCCGAGGAAGCCGCACCAAACCTGGGTCTTCGGGCCGCCGGTGCCGTTGGACACGCGGTGCACGCCATCGGCGGTTATCCAGCTCACCTCGCTCACTTCCGCCGGCTGCAAACCCGTCCGGCTTGCCAGCACGTGCACGTCATTGCGCGGCAGGATGGCGATGCTTCCTGGCTCCAGCGTGACCGGGGCCATGCCGTCGATCTCGACCACGCAGCGGCCCGAGCGGATGTAATGATAGCTGATCAGCTTCTCGGGCGTCGGGAAGAAGGGCGCGCAATGGTCGGGCGTGAACTGCGCGCGTACGCAATATTCGCCGGTGAATTCACCGTCGATCACGACGCCGCCGGACAGGCGCAACGAGCCGAGGATGTCGTCGAGAACGTCCATTCGGACCCCCCGCCAGCATACGTATGCGGCGTTTCGGTCAATTTATCCGGCAAAGCAGTCATGTTGGCAAATCGGCGGCTCGGGTAACTGACAATCCATCAATTGGCGACGGTTTCGCTGCAGCCTGGAAGTACCGCTTCCGGGTGCGGAAGAATTCGTCCTCGAAAAAGGAAAAAGATGGCCATGGAACAGAGAGAGAAAGAGATGCGCACGGAAAGTGCTGCCATCGTCTTCTTCACGATGTTGTCGAGCTCTGCTGCGCTAGCCGCAGCTCTGCTCCCGTTCTTCGTCCAGCATTGATCGAAAAAGGGAAAAAGAAATGTATCACGACTTCAATTACCAGGCGACGCTTTCGTCATCGCTTCGCGCCCAGTGGGAGCTCGATGACGTATTTCGCGCCGACCAGGAACTCGACTTCTCGCGGCAATTCCTGCCCGAGAGTCTAGCACGCACCGCGGAGATCGAGAGCCTGAGCCCGTTCGAGCAGCGGATCCTCAACCAGATCAGCGGGCACCAGTATCTCAGCATCTTCGGGATCGTGGAGGAATTCATCCTCCCTTTCCTGCTCGACCACGCGCGCCCGCACCTCCTTGGTGACGACTGGCGGGTTCGGGCGATCCTCAATTTCGCGAGCGAGGAAGCCAAGCACATCCATCTCTTCAAGCGCTATCATCGGGCGTTCGTCCGCGGCTTTCCGGTGGATTGCCAAGTGATCGGCCCGTCCGAAGCGATCGGTCAGGAGATATTGAAGCACGACCCGCTCGCGGTCGGCCTCGTGATCCTGATGATCGAGTGGATGACCCAGCAACACTACCTGGGCTCGATCAAGGACGATGGCGACCTCGATCCGCTCTTCAAGAACCTGATGCTCCACCACTGGATGGAGGAGGCGCAGCACGCCAAGCTAGACACGCTGATCGTGGACGCGCTGGCGGAAGGGCGGACCGAAGCTCAGATCGACAAGGCGATCGACGAGTTCTTCGAGATCGGCGCCTTCCTCGATGACGGGCTCGCGACGCAGGCCGCCTTCAACCTCGACGCGCTCGAGAAAGCGATCGGCCGGCCCGTCGACCGCCACGCGATCCTGCCGCAGCAGCACCAGGCCGGGCGCTGGACCTACATCGGTTCCGGCATGGTCCACGAGCGCTTCAAAGCGACGCTCGAAACCCGCTCGCCGCGCGCTGCGCAGCGCATCGCCGAAGCGGCTCCCCTTTTTGCGTGAGACTTCAAACCAAGGAGAATGAATATGCTTGATACCGTGAAGAGCCGCGTCAACGGCCTCGATCTCAACGCGCTCGGCGAAGTCGTGGAAGCGATCGAGCAGGACGCCAGCAAGGCCAAGGTCAGCTTCGATGTCACCACGCGCTGGACGGGCCAGACCCGCAGCGAAACGATTGTCGACGGCTTCACCATCGCCGGTGAGCGCGTTGCCCGCAGCCACAAGATCGTCGCCGACGAGCCGTGCGAGCTGCTCGGCGCCGACAGCGCGCCCAATCCGCAGGAGCTTCTGATGGCGGCGGTCAACGCCTGCATGTCGGTCGGCTATGCCGCCGGCGCCGCTCTCAAGGGCATCACGCTCGACAAGCTCGAAATCCGCACCAAGGGCACGCTCGACCTGCGCGGCTTCCTCGGCCTCGATGACAGCGTTCCTGCGGGATATGAGGTCGTCGATTACGAGGTGACGATCGCCGGCAATGGCACTCCCGAGCAGTTCGAGGAGATTCACCAGACGGTGATGAAGACCTCGCCCAACTACTTCAACCTGAACCGCCCGATCCGAATGAACGGATCGCTGCGGGTCGGCTGATCAGCTTCCCCGGGCGCCCATTCAACCCCTCCCCCGCCTGCGCGTCCGGGGATACCTCTTTCAGGAGAACACTCATGGCCGATCTCGGCACGCCCGTCGCGAACCCCAACAAGGCGCTCTGGGAAAAAGGCGACTTCACCCGAATTGCACAATCGATGCGCGAAAGCGGCAAGGAGCTTGTCCAACAGCTTGGCGTCCGGCCCGGGATGAGAATCCTGGACCTCGGCTGCGGTGACGGCACGACAGCACTGCCGGCGGCCGAACTCGGTGCCGAAGTGCTCGGCGTCGACATCGCTTCGAACCTGGTCGCCGCCGGTAACGCGCGCGCCAGAGCTGCCGGCTTGCACAATATCCGCTTCGAGGAGGGTGATGCCTCACGGCTCTCGAACCTCGCCGACGCGAGCTTCGATCTTGTGGTCAGCATCTTCGGCGCGATGTTCGCGCCTCGTCCGTTCGACGTTGCCAGGGAAATGGTCCGCGTCGCAAAGCCGGGCGGCGGCATCGTCATGGGCAACTGGATCCCCGGCGACCCGACGCTCGTTGCGCAGATCCTAAAGGTCAGCTCGGCCTATACCCCTCCGCCGCCCGAGGGCTTTGTCAGCCCGATGACCTGGGGCGACGAAGCACAGGTGCGCGAGCGTTTCGAAGCGGCGGGGGTCTCACCCGGCAACATCCGCTTCGAGCGCGCCACGTGGCGCTTCCGCCAGCCGGGCCCACCGAATGGACTGCTCGCGATCTTCCGCGACTATTACGGGCCGACGATGAACGCCTTCGAGGCCGCAGCGAGGGCCGGCCGCGTCGATCAGCTAGAGCGCGAGCTCGCCGACCTTTTCAACCGGCACAATCACGGCGGCTCTGACACGGACATTCCGGCGACCTTTCTCAAGGTCGCGGCGACCAAGGAAGGATGACATGAAACACGAGAAGATCGACGGCAAAGCCCGCGTCTGGATCCTCATGCGAGGTCCCGACGGCAAGCTGAAGGAGCAGCTTGACCCTCAATATCTCGCGACACTTGGCGCCGTGCATGCGGCTGAGGAGATCGCCGACGTCATCGTCACGGCCGCCGGCGAGATGGAGGTATCTGAAACCCGCGTCTGGTAAGCTTTCGCCAGACAAAGGAAGGCCCCGGAAGCAAGCGCTCCCGGGGCCTTTTCTTTCATGTTGG
This portion of the Sphingomonas limnosediminicola genome encodes:
- a CDS encoding TIR domain-containing protein, which encodes MGRAVNEQWSAVSEEDPASAPVFISYATADRTEALKVCKAIERRGTKCWISMRDVPPGANYQEAIVQALRTARAVVLIFSEAANASDEIKKELSLASRYRVPVIALRLKDIDPSDAFAYELSTRQWIDAFDGWDKSIDLLVSRIAQTSRADKATARFAGPSARGVGFLSHRSTVLAATIVVLALLIAAGASWWLRPSPAAAHSMTIRLAGFKPLSADLPATIRDSVDAEIAAAFNADGVVGVSTASAPTPGAGPAYALGGTIERDGDTIRVITRLTNERSGANLWTDNFNYDGKEASRVPRHIAVDAGNVVRCGLFGASTYGKTLPDAVLRDYLQFCQGHWNPNLSEGRKALIPARRVVAAVPDFSWGWAGVAGAYWKVAMNADNSRLAEEARASGRQAADRAVAIDSKNSEALYIKSMLVDRNDWTSREDLLRRAVAARRLDCGCEHHQYGWMLANVGRITEAVDQLRQGDDMLALYVYTPLTLADALVAAGKTEEAKLFFDAAIDLAPDSGFAQSLAAYKATQIGDVDLLVDPKLPLSPELRDALVKGYRAAPAQNAGAKAQAVQTLLALPEDQQNDAVALLLGRLGADHEAFRVAARLAAKEEYPGPSLFWYRSMRGTLSDPGFPAVAKQLGLMSYWAASHTKPDVCRETRPPPFCGMI
- a CDS encoding DUF1993 domain-containing protein; translation: MDFNMWTASVPVFVNTLTDMRSWLDKAAAEKNEVALIEARLAPDMRPLPAQYQMASDSAKNALARLTGTEAPSMPDTEQSFAELRERCDKTIAYLNGFDAASLRGSEQRGVELKFPNGQGYRWNGAAYLTGFALPNFFFHATTAYAILRNAGVSLGKPDFLQHLGPPTLTA
- a CDS encoding aspartate aminotransferase family protein yields the protein MAITPLMPVYPRSPVRPVRGEGVYLYGEQGERYLDFAAGIAVNLLGHGHPHLTKSIQEQAATLMHVSNLYGSPQGEAFAQRLVDTTFADTVFFTNSGAEAVECSIKTARRYHYAKGNPHKHDLITFSNAFHGRTMATISATDQAKLRDGFAPLLEGFKVVEFNDLDAALAAIDENTAGFLVEPIQGEGGIRPATHEFLAGLRAACEENDLMLVFDEVQCGVARTGTLYAYEQYGIEPDIMASAKGIGGGFPMGACLATEKAAGGMVVGTHGSTYGGNPLAMAAGQAVFDVIANDEFLNGVRQKGERLRSALEQMIPNHDHLFESVRGVGLMLGVKMKTDSRAFVTYLRTKGLLTVAAGDNVMRVLPPLTIEEEHIREFVDTLSAAAAEYEVPAAAA
- a CDS encoding ABC transporter permease; this encodes MNQPPNTQAAWTQPTPGDPVLKGVNWGGLKTLYIKEVRRFFKVQMQTVWAPAITTLLYLAIFTVALGRGGRTVMGVSYADFIAPGLIVMAMMQNAFANSSFSLLVGKIQGNIVDYLMPPLSTGELIAGLIGAAVTRAFLVGFAVWLVMLLWPGVSVAVHHPERVLWFGLMGALMLSFLGLLTSIWAEKFDHAAAVTNFVVTPLSLLSGTFYSVHQLSPTFQAVSHANPFFYVISGFRAGFLGLSDSPLWVGGIALLVLNLALWAVCYAVLKSGWKIKN
- a CDS encoding GcrA family cell cycle regulator, whose product is MSWTDERIERLKNMWAKGATASQIADELGGVSRNAVIGKAHRLGLEQRPSPVKPGEEKEAKKPVAAAPKPAPKPEAPKAAEEAPAPIPGAARPNPPRSAPEMQFRSIGPGGFIRQGPGDQQPPIPPAPPRRLVPAKPSPEVADKTGLLDLNDRVCKWPIGHPGEPDFHFCGQNANPGFPYCVEHCGVAYQAQLPRRDRRPPPPLPFGGPRVR
- a CDS encoding alpha/beta fold hydrolase; translation: MDVLDDILGSLRLSGGVVIDGEFTGEYCVRAQFTPDHCAPFFPTPEKLISYHYIRSGRCVVEIDGMAPVTLEPGSIAILPRNDVHVLASRTGLQPAEVSEVSWITADGVHRVSNGTGGPKTQVWCGFLGTAKSSAHPLLEALPPLLTLDASDGEAQWLDSSMRFLAEQSPSPEIVARLAELFLSQAIREYIDQLPAGSKGWLRGLSDPAVSKALSIIHTRYAEELDVEGLAREAGVSRTVLGERFAELIGEPPMRYCAQWRMRVAANMLRDGKQNTANISYAVGFNSEAAFNRAFKREFGEPPATWRRRLEAEEQARTRALDKRELPPQQVRYCMASDGTRLAFSVIGDGPPLVKTANWLNHIEYDWDSPLWRHWIQEFTQGRSLVRYDERGNGLSDWDTPDLSFEAFVDDLECVADGLELEQFDLLAISQGAAVAITYAIRHPERVRHLVILNGYAAGWAVRSNPAEVARREAMLTLTEVGWGADNPAYRQLFTNHYVPEATPKQMGWFNEMQRRSASPENAARLQRVLSTIDVRELLPQLRTPTLIFHCHEDQAVPFAQGEELAAGIPNARFVPLESRNHILIDTEPAWPMFADISREFLDLDVEKLPPAPQLAARAKPAEVVTETKGTDGARIAYAVTGEGFPLVKAQNWMTHLDHDWTSPVYGQWLRECGRDHKLVRSDMRGFGKSEWEPSKFDFEMMVRDLGAVVDAAEVEQCDLLGVSHGAAIAIAYAARHPERVRKLVLVNSFAAGWRVRADPEELAWRESLLEMNRRQPSFRRSLLGEMFITLYFPSADQRLIDWHNELFQTLGPVPNMQRMIEVAAWIDVRDELAQVKAPTLVFHADKDGNAPVSVGRQVAEGIAGARFIEVDSANHVLLGDEPAWQVFTREFRAFLGAEELAKAS
- a CDS encoding diiron oxygenase; the protein is MYHDFNYQATLSSSLRAQWELDDVFRADQELDFSRQFLPESLARTAEIESLSPFEQRILNQISGHQYLSIFGIVEEFILPFLLDHARPHLLGDDWRVRAILNFASEEAKHIHLFKRYHRAFVRGFPVDCQVIGPSEAIGQEILKHDPLAVGLVILMIEWMTQQHYLGSIKDDGDLDPLFKNLMLHHWMEEAQHAKLDTLIVDALAEGRTEAQIDKAIDEFFEIGAFLDDGLATQAAFNLDALEKAIGRPVDRHAILPQQHQAGRWTYIGSGMVHERFKATLETRSPRAAQRIAEAAPLFA
- a CDS encoding OsmC family protein, translated to MLDTVKSRVNGLDLNALGEVVEAIEQDASKAKVSFDVTTRWTGQTRSETIVDGFTIAGERVARSHKIVADEPCELLGADSAPNPQELLMAAVNACMSVGYAAGAALKGITLDKLEIRTKGTLDLRGFLGLDDSVPAGYEVVDYEVTIAGNGTPEQFEEIHQTVMKTSPNYFNLNRPIRMNGSLRVG